The following proteins are encoded in a genomic region of Nitrospirota bacterium:
- a CDS encoding class I SAM-dependent methyltransferase, translating to MEKPSDEHRETGRRMEEIYRSLPEGEIPWVREEPPELLRELVEAHKLGPRGALDIGCGTGSYSLYLARKGFDVTGVDVSSSAIERAKEKAAQSGLPVRFLAADMAGDVPGLTGSFDFILEWMIMHHILPPERPRYLANVRALAGKGAGYLSVSFSAEDTTFGIPPEGKWRKSPMGPTVYCSGLEELKDFFAPQFEIMESRVVGIPGRTDLRFRANYLWMRRR from the coding sequence ATGGAGAAGCCCTCCGACGAGCACCGCGAGACCGGAAGGCGGATGGAGGAGATTTACCGGTCGCTCCCCGAGGGGGAGATCCCCTGGGTCCGGGAGGAGCCGCCGGAGCTTCTGAGAGAGCTTGTGGAGGCCCACAAGCTCGGCCCCCGCGGGGCCCTGGACATCGGGTGCGGGACCGGCTCCTACTCCCTTTACCTGGCGCGCAAGGGGTTTGACGTGACGGGGGTGGACGTCTCGTCCTCGGCTATCGAGCGGGCCAAGGAGAAGGCCGCCCAGAGCGGGCTTCCGGTGCGTTTCCTCGCGGCGGACATGGCCGGAGACGTCCCTGGCCTGACCGGCAGCTTCGATTTCATCCTGGAGTGGATGATCATGCACCACATCCTGCCCCCCGAGCGCCCCCGGTATCTGGCAAACGTCCGCGCCCTCGCCGGGAAGGGGGCCGGGTATCTCTCGGTGAGCTTCAGCGCGGAGGATACGACGTTCGGCATTCCACCGGAGGGGAAGTGGAGAAAGAGCCCCATGGGCCCCACGGTATACTGCTCGGGACTGGAGGAGCTGAAGGACTTCTTCGCCCCACAGTTCGAGATAATGGAAAGCCGCGTCGTCGGTATCCCGGGCAGGACGGACCTCCGGTTCAGGGCCAATTACCTCTGGATGAGGAGGCGCTGA
- the fbp gene encoding fructose-1,6-bisphosphate aldolase/phosphatase, with amino-acid sequence MITLSVIKADVGGFVGHTSIHPDLMKKAQEKLNEAVGAGTLTDFRVMHCGDDLELIMTHPHGMDDEKVHKLSWDTFETCTEVAKGLKLYGAGQDLLSDAFSGNVKGMGPGVAEMEIEERKSEPVIVFMGDKCSPGAWNLPLFRMFADPFNSPGLVIDPAMHEGFRFEVLDVKEQKTIELTCPEDMYDLLMFIGAPGRFMLKNVYRKSDGMVAVAASTQKLSLVAGRYVGKDDPVVVVRCQSGLPAVGEVLEAFSFSHMVEGWMRGSHHGPLMPVSFETAHPSRFDGPPRVIAAGFQLSGGKLVGPRDMFDDPAFDGTRQQAVTITEYLRRHGPFEPHRLGLEDLEYTTMPKLMDKLKDRFKQ; translated from the coding sequence ATGATTACTCTAAGCGTCATCAAGGCCGATGTCGGGGGTTTTGTCGGCCATACCTCGATTCATCCCGACCTGATGAAGAAAGCCCAAGAGAAGCTGAACGAGGCCGTCGGTGCGGGGACCCTCACGGACTTCCGCGTCATGCACTGCGGCGACGACCTCGAGCTCATCATGACGCACCCCCACGGCATGGACGACGAAAAAGTCCACAAACTGTCCTGGGACACGTTTGAAACCTGCACCGAGGTGGCCAAAGGGCTCAAGCTCTACGGCGCGGGACAGGACCTTCTCTCCGACGCCTTCAGCGGCAACGTCAAAGGAATGGGGCCGGGCGTGGCCGAGATGGAAATCGAGGAGCGCAAGAGCGAGCCGGTGATTGTGTTCATGGGGGACAAGTGCTCCCCCGGGGCGTGGAACCTGCCCCTTTTCCGGATGTTCGCCGACCCCTTCAACAGCCCCGGACTGGTCATCGACCCGGCGATGCACGAGGGCTTCAGGTTCGAAGTGCTGGACGTGAAGGAGCAGAAAACGATTGAACTGACCTGTCCCGAGGACATGTACGACCTGCTGATGTTCATAGGCGCGCCGGGGCGCTTCATGCTGAAGAATGTGTACCGGAAAAGCGACGGCATGGTCGCCGTCGCGGCGTCCACCCAGAAGCTGAGCCTGGTGGCCGGGCGCTATGTCGGCAAGGACGACCCGGTGGTCGTCGTCCGGTGCCAGTCGGGCCTTCCGGCCGTCGGCGAAGTGCTCGAGGCCTTCTCGTTCTCCCATATGGTGGAGGGATGGATGAGGGGCTCCCACCACGGTCCTCTCATGCCGGTTTCGTTCGAGACGGCGCATCCTTCCAGGTTCGACGGCCCCCCGAGGGTCATCGCCGCAGGCTTCCAGCTCTCCGGGGGCAAGCTGGTGGGGCCGCGCGACATGTTCGACGACCCGGCGTTTGACGGGACGAGGCAGCAGGCCGTCACGATTACGGAGTACCTGAGGCGGCACGGCCCCTTCGAGCCTCACAGGCTGGGACTCGAGGACCTGGAGTACACGACGATGCCGAAACTCATGGACAAGCTCAAGGACAGGTTCAAGCAGTAG
- a CDS encoding sigma-54 dependent transcriptional regulator codes for MNERILVVDDEESIRFTFSAFLSDAGYDVSTAAERDEALTLLSSETFDLIFMDVILPGCSGLDFLKEIKEARPLCPVVIITGAPSVDTASEAVRLGVYDYVMKPIRQNTLLRITGMALRHKVLVEEKERNRANLDAIVTGLRDGVLMVGPDTTVLEDNRALHSICGHWDGHLRGERYDGVMGSRCRGCLGVIAETLRTGRPVDTGRIECTGHKRVVSLSCTPLVDFDHSLLGAVLLVRDETRVAALERRLEERDHCGVMVGKSDRMKEVYSLVEAVSTVDSTVLVTGESGTGKELVADAIHRKSGRRGKPYIKVNCSSLPENLLESELFGHVKGSFTGAVSDRLGRFRAADGGTIFLDEIGDIPPALQLRLLRVLQNREVQPVGASRPVPVDVRVIAATNRDLRTTVKRQTFREDLYYRLKVVEIRAPALRERREDIEPLVAHFLGKLNDKLGKHIEGVSEDALSAFTSYDWPGNVRELEHVIERALVITRNGIITTDDLPPELCCFRTPLLPSSEDEREKILHALRKSAWNKTRAARLLGMSRRTIYRKLSEHDISTADA; via the coding sequence GTGAACGAGCGCATCCTGGTCGTTGACGACGAGGAAAGCATCCGGTTTACGTTCTCGGCTTTCCTATCCGACGCGGGCTATGACGTCAGCACGGCGGCGGAGCGCGATGAGGCCTTGACCCTTCTGTCTTCCGAAACGTTCGACCTGATTTTCATGGACGTCATTCTGCCGGGCTGTTCCGGCCTGGACTTCCTCAAGGAGATAAAGGAAGCGCGCCCTCTGTGCCCCGTCGTCATCATCACGGGGGCGCCCTCGGTGGATACGGCGAGCGAGGCGGTGCGTCTCGGGGTCTACGACTACGTGATGAAGCCCATCCGGCAGAACACTCTCCTGAGGATTACCGGCATGGCCCTCAGGCACAAGGTCCTCGTCGAGGAAAAGGAAAGAAACAGGGCCAACCTGGACGCCATCGTCACCGGGCTCAGGGACGGCGTGCTCATGGTGGGGCCCGACACCACGGTCCTCGAGGACAACCGGGCCCTTCATTCGATTTGCGGACACTGGGACGGCCACTTGAGAGGAGAGAGGTACGACGGGGTCATGGGCAGCCGCTGTAGGGGTTGCCTGGGCGTGATAGCGGAGACCCTTCGCACCGGCAGGCCCGTTGACACGGGGCGCATCGAGTGCACGGGGCACAAGAGGGTCGTCTCCCTGTCATGCACGCCGCTGGTCGATTTCGACCACTCGTTGCTCGGTGCGGTGCTGCTTGTGCGCGATGAGACGCGGGTGGCTGCGCTGGAGAGGAGGCTCGAGGAGCGCGACCACTGCGGCGTCATGGTCGGCAAGAGCGACCGGATGAAGGAGGTATACAGCCTCGTCGAGGCGGTTTCCACGGTGGACTCCACGGTGCTCGTCACCGGGGAGAGCGGGACGGGCAAGGAACTCGTTGCGGACGCCATCCACAGGAAAAGCGGCCGCAGGGGAAAGCCCTATATCAAGGTGAACTGCTCCTCGCTGCCGGAGAACCTCCTTGAGAGCGAGCTCTTCGGACACGTGAAGGGCTCATTCACCGGCGCGGTCAGCGACCGCCTGGGCAGGTTCCGGGCCGCCGACGGCGGGACCATCTTCCTCGACGAAATCGGGGACATTCCCCCGGCTCTGCAGCTCCGGCTGCTGCGCGTGCTGCAGAACAGAGAAGTGCAGCCCGTGGGCGCCTCAAGGCCGGTTCCGGTCGACGTGCGCGTCATAGCGGCGACCAACAGGGATTTGAGGACGACGGTGAAAAGGCAGACCTTCAGAGAGGACCTTTACTACCGGCTGAAAGTCGTCGAAATCCGGGCGCCGGCTCTCAGGGAGCGGCGCGAGGACATAGAGCCCCTTGTCGCCCACTTCCTCGGCAAATTGAACGACAAGCTCGGAAAACACATCGAGGGCGTTTCAGAGGACGCCCTCAGCGCGTTCACGAGCTATGACTGGCCGGGAAACGTCAGGGAGCTGGAACACGTAATCGAGCGCGCCCTGGTCATTACGAGAAACGGGATCATCACGACCGACGATCTCCCTCCCGAGCTCTGTTGCTTCAGGACGCCTCTCCTGCCCTCATCGGAAGACGAAAGAGAGAAGATACTGCACGCCCTGCGGAAGTCCGCCTGGAACAAGACCAGGGCTGCACGGCTTCTGGGCATGAGCCGGCGCACCATCTACAGGAAGCTCAGCGAACACGACATCTCGACCGCCGACGCGTAG
- the msrA gene encoding peptide-methionine (S)-S-oxide reductase MsrA: protein MKTAIFALLLVAGFFAAARAGSEKMAEKPKEVETATFAGGCFWCMQPPFDKVQGVLSTTAGYTGGQKDNPTYEEVSSGTTGHAEAVEIKYDPSKVSYEKLLDIFWHNIDPVARDRQFCDEGSQYRSAIFYHDEEQKRLAEKSKEELEHSGRFDRPIATQIVPAGKFWPAEEYHQDYYKKNPIRYKFYRFSCGRDRRLKEIWGGD from the coding sequence ATGAAGACGGCAATCTTTGCCTTATTGCTCGTTGCGGGATTTTTTGCCGCGGCCCGGGCCGGAAGCGAGAAGATGGCCGAAAAGCCGAAGGAGGTCGAGACAGCCACCTTCGCCGGCGGATGTTTCTGGTGCATGCAGCCGCCCTTCGACAAGGTGCAGGGGGTGCTTTCCACCACCGCGGGCTACACCGGCGGGCAGAAGGACAACCCCACCTACGAAGAGGTCTCCTCCGGCACGACGGGGCACGCCGAGGCGGTGGAGATAAAGTACGACCCCTCCAAGGTGAGCTACGAAAAGCTGCTGGACATCTTCTGGCACAACATAGACCCTGTGGCCCGGGACCGGCAGTTCTGCGACGAGGGCTCGCAGTACCGCAGCGCCATCTTCTACCACGACGAGGAACAGAAGCGCCTGGCCGAGAAGTCCAAGGAGGAGCTTGAGCACTCCGGCCGGTTCGACCGGCCCATCGCCACCCAAATTGTCCCGGCCGGGAAGTTCTGGCCCGCCGAGGAGTACCACCAGGACTACTACAAGAAAAACCCCATCCGCTACAAGTTCTACCGCTTCTCGTGCGGGAGGGACAGAAGGCTCAAGGAAATCTGGGGAGGGGACTGA
- a CDS encoding ATP-binding protein produces MFTDEERRILMDVLDTSQDGICIFDMNFAMIAANSAVKKWYERHEPLAGRKCHEIFRGKSLPCENCTIGETMDGGEAYRQFIQFAREDGGEGWLEVRAERYVNTASGEVKGFVTYLRDATEKLSLQQETVRSAQLASVGELAAGVAHEINNPINGIINYAQILANRLPPGENKSIAMRVIRDGDRISRIVRGLLSFTRHQRDTKHYVSMRDIIGEVLSLTGAYVRRDGIDLRIVIPDDLPDVHVIPYQVEQVFLNIINNARYALNERFPKSDERKILEIRCELCENAGRTCVRTDMCDFGVGIPEDLLEKVMTPFFTTKKGGEGTGLGLSISKNIILHHGGFFSIESREGEYTRVSIELPAGEMQ; encoded by the coding sequence ATGTTCACAGACGAGGAGCGCCGCATCCTGATGGACGTACTGGACACGTCGCAAGACGGTATCTGCATTTTCGACATGAACTTTGCGATGATAGCGGCCAACAGTGCCGTGAAGAAGTGGTACGAGCGCCACGAGCCGCTTGCGGGAAGGAAATGCCATGAGATCTTCCGCGGCAAGAGCTTACCCTGTGAAAACTGCACTATCGGAGAGACGATGGATGGGGGGGAAGCCTACCGTCAATTCATCCAGTTTGCCCGTGAGGACGGGGGTGAGGGGTGGCTGGAGGTTCGCGCGGAAAGATACGTGAACACCGCCAGCGGGGAGGTGAAGGGGTTTGTCACGTATTTGCGCGACGCGACGGAAAAACTGTCCCTCCAGCAGGAGACCGTCCGTTCCGCGCAACTGGCATCGGTGGGAGAGCTTGCCGCGGGCGTGGCGCATGAGATCAACAACCCCATAAACGGCATCATTAACTACGCGCAGATTTTGGCCAACAGGCTGCCCCCGGGCGAGAACAAGAGCATCGCGATGCGGGTCATCCGCGATGGGGACAGGATTTCCCGCATCGTCAGGGGCCTCCTTTCCTTTACACGGCACCAGCGGGACACGAAGCACTACGTCAGCATGCGGGACATTATCGGGGAGGTCCTCTCCCTGACCGGGGCTTACGTCAGACGGGACGGGATCGACCTGCGCATCGTCATCCCGGACGACCTGCCCGACGTCCATGTCATTCCCTACCAGGTGGAACAGGTTTTCCTCAACATCATCAATAATGCCCGCTATGCCTTGAACGAGAGATTCCCCAAGTCCGACGAAAGGAAAATCCTGGAAATACGATGCGAGCTCTGCGAAAACGCGGGAAGGACATGTGTCCGCACGGACATGTGCGACTTCGGCGTCGGCATCCCCGAAGACCTCCTCGAAAAGGTCATGACGCCTTTCTTTACGACGAAGAAAGGCGGGGAGGGAACCGGGCTCGGGCTCAGCATCAGCAAGAACATCATTCTTCACCACGGAGGGTTTTTCTCCATCGAGAGCCGGGAAGGGGAGTATACACGGGTCTCCATAGAGCTGCCGGCCGGGGAGATGCAGTGA
- a CDS encoding deoxyribodipyrimidine photo-lyase — MNRDRAVRMRGGEPSAGPVVYWMSRDQRALDNWALLYAQDMAMKKKVPLLVSFSLANDYLGANLRHYGFMLKGLRELEGALSRKNIPFFLLRGNPPDVLPGFLHRTRAGLLVCDFNPLRIKKEWESGVASKTEIPLHVVDAHNVVPCWAASLKQEYAAYTFRPKLKRLIPRYLVAFPRLKKHPHIWRERLKTIRWEAVSRSLDVDRSVSELLRPAPGENAGRKALAAFLASGLARYERDRNDPSKEGQSGLSPYLHFGQLSAARVALEVQKSGAPAEARAAFMEELLVRRELSDNFCHYNPDYDNLNGLPEWARRSLDKHRRDRRPHIYARAELENARTHDPFWNAAQKEMVNTGKMHGYMRMYWAKKMLEWTESPDEAIETAVSLNDTYELDGRDPNGYAGILWSIGGLHDRAWKERPIYGKVRYMSAAGLRAKFDMSTYLRRVEALEG, encoded by the coding sequence ATGAATAGAGATAGGGCCGTGCGGATGCGAGGAGGGGAGCCGAGCGCGGGTCCCGTCGTGTATTGGATGAGCAGGGACCAGAGGGCTTTGGACAACTGGGCGCTTCTCTACGCGCAGGACATGGCCATGAAAAAGAAGGTTCCCCTCCTGGTGTCTTTTTCCCTGGCGAATGATTATCTCGGGGCCAACCTCCGGCATTACGGCTTCATGCTCAAGGGGCTTCGAGAGCTCGAGGGCGCGCTGAGCCGGAAGAATATCCCCTTTTTTCTTCTCCGGGGCAACCCTCCGGACGTCCTACCCGGTTTCTTGCATCGAACACGGGCCGGGCTCCTGGTTTGCGACTTCAACCCCCTCCGCATCAAGAAGGAATGGGAAAGCGGGGTCGCCTCCAAAACGGAAATCCCCTTGCATGTAGTGGACGCCCATAACGTCGTCCCCTGTTGGGCCGCCTCTTTGAAACAGGAATATGCGGCGTATACCTTCAGGCCCAAGCTAAAACGTCTCATCCCCCGTTATCTCGTCGCATTTCCCCGCCTCAAAAAGCACCCCCATATCTGGCGGGAAAGGCTCAAGACAATCCGGTGGGAAGCAGTCTCGCGCTCACTCGATGTGGACAGGTCCGTTTCCGAGCTCCTCCGGCCCGCCCCCGGCGAAAACGCCGGCAGAAAGGCCCTGGCCGCTTTTCTCGCATCCGGACTCGCCCGTTACGAACGGGACAGGAACGACCCTTCCAAGGAGGGCCAGTCGGGCCTTTCGCCGTATCTCCATTTCGGCCAGCTTTCCGCTGCACGCGTCGCCCTGGAGGTCCAAAAAAGCGGGGCGCCCGCCGAAGCAAGGGCCGCATTCATGGAAGAGCTTCTGGTACGGAGGGAGCTGTCCGATAATTTCTGTCATTACAACCCCGATTACGACAACCTAAACGGATTGCCTGAATGGGCCAGGCGGAGCCTGGATAAGCACCGCAGGGACAGGAGGCCGCACATCTACGCGCGTGCAGAGCTCGAGAATGCCCGTACCCACGACCCCTTCTGGAACGCCGCACAAAAGGAGATGGTGAATACCGGGAAAATGCACGGGTACATGAGAATGTACTGGGCAAAGAAGATGCTCGAATGGACGGAATCACCCGACGAAGCAATCGAGACGGCCGTCTCCCTCAATGACACCTACGAGCTGGACGGCAGAGACCCCAACGGTTATGCCGGGATTCTCTGGAGCATCGGGGGCCTCCATGACCGGGCATGGAAGGAGCGGCCCATATACGGAAAGGTCCGCTACATGAGCGCGGCGGGCCTGAGGGCCAAATTCGATATGAGCACGTACCTGCGCCGCGTGGAAGCCCTGGAGGGCTAA
- a CDS encoding DUF1122 family protein, translating to MSAYEDLAEGLAAGDLHVYAVGAHGGGAGMVDAEVRVRRGGDDAYLMMCKMFSGAGEYYRPWTELYNVRESVKLGNTEIGYVDSALEDALLGFFAKSLSGGGKLFVEYLHDEETAVGLKRGFPEAVTRLGYKMLRVGFTWFKDWYYPEGFREGGRKLQGEKPLDEENRSRQLRKIGREVEDFLQRKPESEPADAYWERVGRRARGVLEQIDAAVSPA from the coding sequence ATGAGCGCCTATGAGGATCTGGCCGAAGGGCTCGCCGCCGGCGACCTGCACGTCTACGCGGTCGGGGCTCACGGGGGCGGCGCCGGGATGGTCGACGCCGAAGTGCGCGTAAGAAGGGGCGGGGACGATGCCTACCTGATGATGTGCAAGATGTTCTCCGGTGCGGGAGAATACTACAGGCCCTGGACGGAGCTTTACAACGTCAGGGAGAGCGTCAAACTCGGAAACACGGAAATCGGCTATGTGGACTCCGCCCTGGAGGACGCCCTCCTCGGGTTTTTCGCGAAGAGCCTTTCCGGCGGCGGCAAGCTGTTCGTGGAATACCTCCATGACGAAGAGACCGCGGTCGGCTTGAAACGGGGCTTTCCGGAAGCCGTTACGCGGCTTGGCTATAAGATGCTCCGGGTGGGTTTTACCTGGTTCAAGGACTGGTACTACCCCGAGGGGTTCCGCGAAGGCGGCCGGAAATTGCAGGGCGAAAAACCCCTGGACGAGGAAAACAGGTCCCGCCAACTCAGAAAGATTGGCAGAGAGGTCGAGGATTTCCTGCAGAGGAAGCCGGAGTCCGAACCGGCAGACGCGTATTGGGAAAGGGTGGGCCGGAGGGCACGAGGGGTGCTTGAGCAGATAGACGCCGCGGTGTCGCCTGCTTAG
- a CDS encoding lipocalin family protein translates to MNPPDVVPFVDVNRYAGLWYEIARYPNTFQEGCVGSRATYTVREDGKITVLNECYDRTFQGKLRSVRGTARVSDRETNAKLKVSFFWPFSGDYWIIDLGDSYEYAVVGHPKRKYVWILGRTKKMDPETYRKILARLREQGYDTSRLILTPQE, encoded by the coding sequence ATGAACCCTCCCGACGTGGTCCCTTTTGTGGATGTGAATCGCTATGCGGGACTGTGGTACGAAATCGCCAGGTATCCGAACACGTTTCAGGAGGGCTGCGTCGGCAGCAGGGCCACGTACACCGTGAGGGAGGACGGGAAAATAACCGTGCTCAACGAATGTTACGACAGGACCTTTCAGGGCAAACTGCGGTCCGTCAGGGGCACGGCCCGGGTTTCGGACCGGGAAACGAACGCAAAGCTCAAGGTATCGTTCTTCTGGCCCTTTTCGGGGGATTACTGGATAATCGACCTCGGCGACTCCTATGAATATGCCGTCGTGGGACATCCAAAAAGGAAGTACGTGTGGATACTCGGCAGGACAAAGAAAATGGACCCGGAAACCTACCGGAAAATCCTGGCCCGGTTAAGGGAACAGGGCTATGATACATCCAGGCTCATCCTCACCCCGCAGGAGTAA